The Rhodopirellula halodulae genome includes the window AGCAGACGTTTGGAAATGGTTTGCCAAACGCATCAATGCTGGTTCGCCGACCGACTTGGCATGCCGGCCTCGCATGGTGTTTTCGATTTGAAGTCGCGTGCTTCGTTCGCTGCCGATGAGTTCACAGCTCAATCGAACGGCATCGTCCATGGGAACGCCTGATCGAGTCATCCAGGCAATCAAACGCATGGCCACCGAGGTGGCTTGGTCACGGATAAAAGCCGACCCACCAAGACGCCGAGCCCATCCCGAGACGCCACCCGTCACCCAAAGTCCAAGACAAACCAACACAAAGGCGATGGGGGCGATGGTCAGCACCGTCGGCAGAACGGAGATGATTGGATCCAGCCGGGCGGTGTCAGGCGTTTCGGGCACCAATGCCATGTCGCCTCGCAACGCGTTGACGTTTGGTGCCACAAACATCAGGTAAAACGCGAGGCCCGCGTAGCCAAGAAATGCGAGGACAACCAAGTAGATCAGAGAACCCCAGAGGATTCGCGAGAGTCTTTGTTCTGACCGATCGTTGTGCGTCAGCCCGTCCAACACAATTTGCATGTTGCCACAACGAGAAAAAATTTCGCGGGCAACTCGATACCTCGCGGGCAATTGCGAGGCGGGAAGTTTGCGAAGCAGTTCGAGCTTCTCCAGCGTCAGCCTACCGCTGTGATGTCCGCCGCTTCCCAGATGAATCGGAATTTTGACCATGACGGCGGCTGCCAATCCGTCGTCGAAGACCGACCAGTCGATTGGCGGATCTTTGTCATGCCCATGGGGTTCTGTTTCACCAGCGTTCACGGAGTCTTCTCCGTTTCGCCAGTCGCAAAACGGATCGAAGAGGTGGAGTTGGGACGTTGAGCTTCCATGATTTCCATCAACGCCCAATCCAGCGACTGATTGGTCATGGAAGAACGCATCACAGCTCGGTGTTCCACTTCTTCACTGGTCATCCGTGGCAGTGGTGCCATGGATTGCAGCGATTGACCGACCCAGACGAATGATAACGTGGCCGCCAATCCCAAACCAATCATTCCCAGTAGGGGACCCGTTTGTTTGCGCTGTTGGGTTTGCTGACGGACTTTCTCCAAGACCCTGGGGCGCAGTTCATCCGATGGGCGAACATAGTTTCCCGCTCGCTCGATCCATTCCTCGATGGAACCATCCCCATGGGAATGTTGTTGCAAGTCATTCATGGCTGGGCACCTCCGCATCGAGGTCGATTCGCAGCAGATGGGTCAGCTTTTCCATGCCGTATCGGTAGCGGCTGGCAGAAGTGGACAGGGTGATCTCCAGGACGTCAGCAATTTCAGCAAAGGTCATCTGTTCCCAAATCTTCAACACGATGACTTCGCTTTGTTCCATGGGCAGCTTTCGCAAGGCTCGCCACACCGCACGGATCGTTTCTTCTTTTTCCAATTCGTCGACACGTCGCACGGTCAACAAATCAGTGAGATTCTCGACGATGTTCCAACGTGATTTTCGACGAGCGATGGCCAGCGATTCGTTGCGGACCATTCGCAGCATGTAGTTCCAC containing:
- a CDS encoding RNA polymerase sigma factor — encoded protein: MSHSTPFPNRVSRCLDHMVAQGGDAIAGLIDLTSTRLVRFATTVTRNQHDAEDAVQTVLVKVAQCPRMVRDTNQPWNYMLRMVRNESLAIARRKSRWNIVENLTDLLTVRRVDELEKEETIRAVWRALRKLPMEQSEVIVLKIWEQMTFAEIADVLEITLSTSASRYRYGMEKLTHLLRIDLDAEVPSHE